The following DNA comes from Pseudomonas triticicola.
TCTCCCGGTCACTTCTCAGTAGTCGAGATCCTATAGCAAAGCAAACCCCGTAGAACGCAACGAGGAGCCAGTTCATCATTGTCATCACGCCCGCAAATTCAAGATTTGGAGTAATGCCGGCAGACCGGGACGCTGGCAGCCCTAGAACCCCCAAGCCAATCGCCACGAAGATGCCGAAGAGCCAAGCATTTGCGCAAACTCCCTTGCGATCTCTCATGATCGCGAAAAATGATGAATTCGACTGAATGAGCTCCCGCGCGTCTTGGGCTGACGCGCACAAGGCTGGCCAAATCTTTTCCAAGAAAAACCCTATTATTTTTTCCATCTTCTAACTTCCCTTAACTTCAATGACCATTCACTCAATATCTGATGATCGAATCCTTGCCCTCTCATCTCGAACAGCCGGAGTTGAAATAGGCGCGAGGACAGAGCATCATTTCAGAGCGATACTCAGTTTTTATACTAGCGTTGGGAATATTCGCTTGCGAAGCGCTCCCGTTCTTTAATCGCATCACCTCAACGCTTGCCCCCACTCACCCGAATCTATGCGCATGAGCGGGGTACCACGTTTAGAGGCTACAGTTTAGTCTTCGTCGTCTGGTGACCAAGGGACTACACCCTGAGGGCCAACGTCCCAGTTGTGATAGAGAACTTCACCGCTCAAAAATGCCCCAGTGGTATCGGTGAATTCGCAGTCATGGATATTCGCATTGCGTAGATCAGCTCCGAGCACTTTAGCCCCTTTAAAGCAGGCTCCCCTCAGATAGGCCCCTCGAAAATCAATGCCTCGCAAATCTGCATAGCTAAAATCGGTTTCCCATCCGTAGGCGCCAGGCTGAATCACTGGATCAACAGTAATGCTGTAGAACTTTGCATCACTGAAGTTGCTGTGGCTTGCCTTTTGTACGTCGTGGAACCAGTCGTAGTGCACGAGGCTTCCGGGCGCCTGCAGGTAGCTGAAATCAGGGACTTTCAAGCGTTTGAGTACGCGACGAATTCTGCTAAACAGCAACGAGCTGAAATGAAATCCGCTGAAATCGACGCCCCGCTTATCTGCAGCAGATGCAAGTGGTACTTGGTCACGAAGACATTCAACAAGCGCATCGAATTGCAACAAGAATCGCGCCCTTCGGAATCCGCCTTCATATGGCTTCCGCCAAAACCCTTGAGACGCACAGTGATCCGCATACCGGGATATCATCTGATCTCTAGCAGCAATTTTGGGGTATGTCAGACCATGCTCTTTGGCAATGATACGCAGGCAGGTATCACGGTTCACGGGGCGCGAACTAATCAATTGAGCACTAATTGCTCTGTCGAGCGCAGAGCGGCAGCCGCTGCGTAAATCACGATGCAAAACAGCTGCGTCTGACTTAAAAGCAGCAAGCGAAGGAGTGTCAGGGAATTTCATAGCCTAGCCTCTCACGATCAACGCTAAACCCTAGTATCAGTTGACCATTAAAGGTGGCGATAAGAGATGTTGGAACGACGTTGCAGAGGCTTCACCGAGCTAGGGCTGAACGCCAACGTCGATGGCGCAAATGCATATTGGAAAAAAAACTAGTGTTCGTCAAGGGCACCTACGACATGGACGCGTGCAGGTCTCGATGTATCTTGGACAAATCAGAATCAGGACATCCATGCCATGAGCATCGAAGCAAAGCTCCTTCAACTCCAATCCATCCAAAACCTCCTCGCGCCATACCGCTATCTCCATTGCGTAGACCTCGAGGCAACCTGTGATGACGTTGGTGAGTCACCAAGACCGCTTGCAATCGTTCCTGATCAGATGGAAACGATTGAAATTGGCCTGGTGGTGATCGATCTGGAAACGCTTGAAGTGGTCGACGAGTTTCAGCGGTTCATCCGCCCCCGGATCAATCCCATCCTCACTGGCTTCTGCAAGCAGCTGACATCCATTCAACAAGCGAATGTGGACGGCGCAAGCACCTATGCGGAGGTTGGCCGCGAGCTGGGAGCATTCATTGCCCGATATCCAGATGCTGCTTGGGCATCCTGGGGTGACTACGATGCAAGGCAGCTAGAGCGCGATGCTGCATTAGCTGCGTGCCCTTCCCTGCTCTTTGGTCTGCAGCACTTCAACGTCAGGAAATGGCATAAAGGCCTCTATGATGATCAGCCGAAAAGTCTCAAGCTAACGGTTGAGTCGTTGGGCCTGGTTTGGCAAGGCACTTATCATCGGGGTATCGACGATGCGAGGAATGTGGCGTCGATCGTGAAGGAAATGCTGGGCTAGAAACGAGCCGGGCCTTGGGCCCGAAGATGCGACTGCCCTTCACAGGCGCAGCAGACAGAACGAATCATTCATTGAGGATCTGCGCCGTTAAGCAGCAGCCATCTCACCCAATGATCGGCGCCTCAATGAATCGATCAGCCGACTCCATGTAAGTGGCCAGGTCGACGATCTGTCGAAGGACAATAACTACCTCAAGCTTGTGTGCATCGTCGGGCAGCCCTATCCGTTTTAGCATCGCCTTTGCGTCTTCCTCAATCGCCGCTAGCGCATCGATATCACTCTGCAACCTCATGTCGGCCTCCTGCCAGTGTGAGATCAGAGATACATACCCCACTTCTTTAAATCACACCAGCGGGCACATTCACGGCTTCGCGATGGAGACATCGTCGACTAGCTAAACACGCCCTAGCCTTAGGCATAGCGATGGATCGGGACATCCCCGGCTCATGCCTGATTAGCTCTCAGGTGCTGATATAGGTCAGCAAGAAGCCTAGCGTCGAGTAATGCATGGTGCGGTAGCTCCGGTAGGTCGACCTCACCGAGGTCATTGCCTTCTAGGTGGCGAAAAAGATGAATCAGATTCGTGGGCTCGTTGGCCACATTGCTTGGCCATTTATCAGCCGAATCGGCCATCTGGCAGAAAAACCTCCAGTCCCAATCTGGCGCATCCGAGCAAATCTCGAGTTCTTCCTCAAAACTGTCGAGGTAAGACTTCAAAGCAGCTTGGGCGGAAGCGAGTGACCTGCCATGACGGTTTGAATCCAACTGCGGCAAGACGTTTTGAATCACGAAGTCGCTGCAGTCTTCCACTCGGTAGGTATCCATCAACTCAACGTAAAACTCCTCTCCAACCTCAGGCACTAACGCCAGAGAGATCAGCTTCGCTTCACGGTTGAGTTGAGTGAACTCACAGTCCAAAAATAGCTTCACCTCTTCCTCCCTGGGTATACCTGCGCCATCAGTGTACCTTTAAGAAAACGACCAAAACCCGCTGGTTTCTTTTATGGTTTCAAACGACTGCACTGACGAATCTATGCCTGTCCTCACAGCGAGGGAGGTTTGCCAAGTACTGCGCGATGCAATCTTCGGGCGACGCGTGATGGTTAGGCTAAGCGCTCAGACTTGGGATGAGCTCTATGCGGGAATGTTCATAGTACAGATCGAAGGGTGGAGCATTACGATCTTCAACGATTGTGATGAGCTCGACTAATGTGAAAGGTGCATAAGCCCAGATGGCCGG
Coding sequences within:
- a CDS encoding pentapeptide repeat-containing protein, with amino-acid sequence MKFPDTPSLAAFKSDAAVLHRDLRSGCRSALDRAISAQLISSRPVNRDTCLRIIAKEHGLTYPKIAARDQMISRYADHCASQGFWRKPYEGGFRRARFLLQFDALVECLRDQVPLASAADKRGVDFSGFHFSSLLFSRIRRVLKRLKVPDFSYLQAPGSLVHYDWFHDVQKASHSNFSDAKFYSITVDPVIQPGAYGWETDFSYADLRGIDFRGAYLRGACFKGAKVLGADLRNANIHDCEFTDTTGAFLSGEVLYHNWDVGPQGVVPWSPDDED
- a CDS encoding 3'-5' exonuclease — translated: MSIEAKLLQLQSIQNLLAPYRYLHCVDLEATCDDVGESPRPLAIVPDQMETIEIGLVVIDLETLEVVDEFQRFIRPRINPILTGFCKQLTSIQQANVDGASTYAEVGRELGAFIARYPDAAWASWGDYDARQLERDAALAACPSLLFGLQHFNVRKWHKGLYDDQPKSLKLTVESLGLVWQGTYHRGIDDARNVASIVKEMLG
- a CDS encoding 3'-5' exoribonuclease; protein product: MKLFLDCEFTQLNREAKLISLALVPEVGEEFYVELMDTYRVEDCSDFVIQNVLPQLDSNRHGRSLASAQAALKSYLDSFEEELEICSDAPDWDWRFFCQMADSADKWPSNVANEPTNLIHLFRHLEGNDLGEVDLPELPHHALLDARLLADLYQHLRANQA